The Rosa chinensis cultivar Old Blush chromosome 7, RchiOBHm-V2, whole genome shotgun sequence DNA segment TATGGAGTTTTGGTGTGGTGCTGTATGAGATCCTCACTGGGAGGCGTGTCTTAGAAAGACACCGGCCAACAGCGGAGCAGAAGCTTCTTTATTGGGTTAGACAGTACCCTGCAGACAGTAAAAAGTTCAGCATGATAATAGATCCACTCCTAAGAGACCAGTATTCTATTAATGCAGCTCGAAAAATTGCCAAGTTGGCAGATAGCTGCCTGAACAAGAATGCAAAAGACCGGCCAACAATGAATCAGGTGGTAGAGATCTTGAAGCAAGCTATACAAGATTCACAAAAGGGTACCAACTCTGTAAACAACAATTTTGGGGCATCTGGGTCTAAATTGGGTAAAAAGAACCCCAAGTTAAGGTGATATAAGAGAGAAGCCTGTGATCAAACGAAAGCATTATTAATAGTGTCTGCTGTGACTATGttctatttaaattttttaacagGTTGAAAAGATTGGATAAGTGGAAATGGGAAGTTTTGTGTAAGTTCCAATTTTGCAGACCTCAAATACTTTTAGCCTGCTCTGTTTTTACACCCTTTTTAACTGAAGTTAGGGGTTCTGGTCCAACATGAGGGTGGTTTGATCACTACTGAGAGAGGGTGTGCGTACTACTTGAGGGGGCTCGGGTACAATTGGATGGTTATCATTTCTACCTTCTGTTTTCCTGAGACTGAAGCTATGAAAGTTGGAGCAAAGAATGTAGATAAAGAGGGAGTGAAAAGAATGACAAAAGACACGATCACTCATTAGAAAGGGTAGTTGATTTTATAAGATGTCACTGATCTCTTGGAGCTACAATGTGAGTTTTCTAGTTTACTGGTTAGCGATGTATGAAACCTTGAAGAAACTACTGTACAATATACATCCGTTTTCCAAAATTACCATATTCTGTCACATTGACATATCCATGGTTATCTTACATTAGACATCGTGCATTCTAAACTGAAAGaaggtaaaaagaaaacaaagagcgAAATGCAGCTACAAAATGAAGAAAGAGGAGGCAAAGACATCTCAAATCGAAAAACCTCCCATATCCTGCCCTCGGGAGTAGGATACTAACTCCTTCCTCCACATAACAGTAGGCTGCAACTTCTAAGATCatcttataaaaagaaaaaaagaccaCACTACAAACATTTATGTAAgtacaaaacaataaatgatgATCTGCTAGTATTATTAGATAAATCATATCTTTTGTACCATACATGAATTTGAAATAGGCGCATCTCATGAAGACTTTAGTAGTGAAGTGTCAGAGACTCCCAAAATCCTCTGAAGAATCCAAGCTATGCACTATCGTAATAAAATCCTAGGTTTCTGATACCATTAGTTTTTCCTCTGCCACTAGAGATACCAGGATCTTGAGCAGTCGCATATTTCGGGGACTTGAGTGTTAGCTATGATCTGCAAAGTCCAAAATTCCCCATAGATGCAGAGTAATAAAATCTCTGAAGTTTGATTGGAATAGATCAGATTAATTGAAATGCTCTGGAATGGAACAATATATAATTGCAAGTAATTATTTTGAAATCAATCGAGAAAGCTAGGTTTAAATTACAGCCAGAAAGATGGAATAAAAGTGATACCAGCTCATACTACATACAATCCATTATTCACACACATTTCTGAAGAGATAAAAGCATAATAATTATTTCTTGCTGAAAGAGAAAGCAACGACATCTGAAAACCTTCAacattaacccttgaatcttTCCACTTCCGGGATCATTAGGCTCATTTCCTCGAATTCCAGAATCTCCTAACATCATGTCAAAACAAATGACAGTCAAAAAACAATATTTCTAAAAGATTGAACAAATATTTTGTGTTTCCAAACGATTGTAATACTATAAATTTGAAAGAGTTTCTACAAGTATATCTAGCCAGAAAACATAAACACTAAAAACCAATTATTATGTAGCTTAGTTTACCATTTATCTTTGAAGTCACCTTTGCAGTTTTGCCTTGTACACAACGGTTTTGACATAAATCCAGTCTTTTGCATTGTCCAGGAATCTGAAATAAGCATATCTCCAAGAAGTCTTAAGCAGTAAACTGCCGCAGACCATCCAAAATCCAGTGACGAATCCCAGCACAACACTGATAAAAAATCCCAGGCTTATGAGACCATCATTATCATGTTCTTTGTTATCAATTTCAGTTCCTTCTCCTGGACAACTTTGTGTCAGCGGTGGTCCACAAAGTCCACGATTTCCCATATATTGAGAAGCATTAAAACCCTGAAGTTGGGTGCCTGATGGAATTCTTCCTGACAAGTTATTGTGTGATAAGTCCAAGACACTAAGAAAGTTTAAGCTCGCAAAACTTGAAGGAATTTTACCAGATATCCGGTTTCTTGACAAATCAAGAGATTCCAACATCTTCATGTTACCAAAGTCTTCAGGAAGCTTTCCCGTCAATTTGTTTCTAGACAGGTTCAGAGATTTCAACTCTGTCATACTTGCTATACTTGGCGGAATTTCCCCAATCAAATAGTTGCTTGAAATGTCAATGCTTCTCATACCTATAAGATTGGGAAACTCTCTTTCTATTCCTTTCCACACAAGTTCCACATTTTCACCAACTCCAGTATTAGTAGGCAACGAGGTTATGTTATTGAAGCAATGTGGCAAGCCTCCTGAAATACTGTTGTGAGAGAGGTCCAAAACATGAATGGCAGCTAGACTGCACAGGGAGAAGGGTATGATTCCATTGAACTCATTGGACCGTAAGCGTAGAATCACCAAGTTTTTTAGGCTTTGGTCAATCCATGTTGGTATCTTTCCAGACAAGTTATTGTTGCCAAGGTCAACCATCAATAATCCGGTACAGTTCTCTAAAGAAGGCAATTCTCCTGAAAAGTTGTTATCATGTAACCGCAATATCCCAATTCCCTGTAGACTGCCTAACGAGCTTGGTATTTTTCCAGATAATTTATTCTTTCCCAAATTCAATAGATACAAACTTTGAAATTGCATCCAACAATTAGGAGCCTCCCCAGACAATAGGTTCTTAGAAATGTCAAGATACATCCAATATGGAGACTGCGTTGCACATAAGGAAGACAAATGTCCTGAAAACCTATTATTCGAGAGATACAGCCTTTGTAGCATAGGAGAAAATGATGGCAATGCGCCAGAAAATAGATTAGAAGACAAGTTGAGAGTAAACAAGCTTGTTGATGATAGATTCGGCAGTTTTCCTGATAGTCCAGCATTAGAGAGATAAAGATCAGTAAGATCTGTCTGCGTTAGAATCCACTTGGGAAAAGCTGGTCCCATCTTGCAAGAGGACATATCTAACCTCAAAAGCTGAAATGGTGGATTCCAATCAGAGCTCAGGTTGATAGAGAAACGATTACCAGAAAGACTCAAATACTGTAAACGAGAGAGGTTCAAAAAGTGGGCTTCTGTTATGACACCACTCAAAGAATTCCCTCTGAGATACAAGCTTTCAAGGCTAGAGAGTTGCCCGACACTCTTGGGTACAGACCCATTTAGTTgattatttgaaagatataactTTCTTAACTTTAAAAAACGTTTCAAATCTGGCAATGATCCCCAAAATTGGTTAAAACCCAAGTCCACGGTCTCAAGTGTGTTCTCAGCACAAGACAAGGTTTTAACAGAGTCCTCAAAGTTTTCAGACAATTGGTTTGACCATAAGGTCAACGACTCTAAGCTGCATAAGTTTTGAATGCCTTTTGGTATCCCACCTTCAAGTTTATTCCAAGACAGATCAATATGGACAAAGTTGCTGCTGACATTGGCTATCCAATAAAATATTGAAGAATTAAGAGAGTTCCCAGAGAGGTCAAGGAGTtgaagagaggtggaagaatTAATAAAGGAAAGTGATCTTAGATTGACATCAGGAAGCTCACACCAAGATAACTGAAGCTCGGTCAGCGAAGTGAGCTTGCTTAAAGATTGTGGCCAATTCACAACCTTTGACAAATCTAGATATGACATGTTCAGGTATCtcaaggaagaaagatgagataACCACTCAAGATTTTCAGGACTAACAACTTGGTTATGGTAAAGATCAAGAGTGTGCAAATTAGAGAGGTTTCCAAGTTGGGGAGGAATAGGTCCACTGAAATTAGCA contains these protein-coding regions:
- the LOC112177641 gene encoding receptor-like protein EIX2 isoform X2, giving the protein MVDLGNNNLSGKIPTWIDQSLKNLVILRLRSNEFNGIIPFSLCSLAAIHVLDLSHNSISGGLPHCFNNITSLPTNTGVGENVELVWKGIEREFPNLIGMRSIDISSNYLIGEIPPSIASMTELKSLNLSRNKLTGKLPEDFGNMKMLESLDLSRNRISGRIPSGTQLQGFNASQYMGNRGLCGPPLTQSCPGEGTEIDNKEHDNDGLISLGFFISVVLGFVTGFWMVCGSLLLKTSWRYAYFRFLDNAKDWIYVKTVVYKAKLQR
- the LOC112177641 gene encoding receptor-like protein EIX2 isoform X1, whose translation is MVDLGNNNLSGKIPTWIDQSLKNLVILRLRSNEFNGIIPFSLCSLAAIHVLDLSHNSISGGLPHCFNNITSLPTNTGVGENVELVWKGIEREFPNLIGMRSIDISSNYLIGEIPPSIASMTELKSLNLSRNKLTGKLPEDFGNMKMLESLDLSRNRISGKIPSSFASLNFLSVLDLSHNNLSGRIPSGTQLQGFNASQYMGNRGLCGPPLTQSCPGEGTEIDNKEHDNDGLISLGFFISVVLGFVTGFWMVCGSLLLKTSWRYAYFRFLDNAKDWIYVKTVVYKAKLQR